One Methylosarcina fibrata AML-C10 DNA segment encodes these proteins:
- a CDS encoding ABC transporter permease has product MSRFLLAFKLLRRDSRSGELTLLTIALIIAVAGSTTVSLFADRLHRTMTQQSAEFLAADLVVGSSSPPPAEWSAKARQLGLSEARTTEFASVLMENNELMLVSVKSVSDHYPLRGFLKMTASDYAAETVVHKGPEAGTAWVEKRILSALKLKPGDFVTVGEKPLTVAGILTYETDQQGNLYSFSPRVMINARDLAATGVIQPGSHVHYFFQLSGADKDLAEFKRWLKPQLDPSQRLLDIREDRPELGSALTRAERYLGLSSIIVIVISGIAIAMATRRYSERHFDSTALLRCLGCRQREILRLYLSQFLVIGLIASATGCLIGWFAQNALFRLLQAWLPEQLAAPGLLAVFFGLATGLAVLFGFALPPLLRLKRVSALRVLRRDLDPLPTGAWLVMAMALGLICMLIWRYTDDLRMTLTIAGTGVLVALVLGLLIQALLLSGARLLPHLNLFWRFGLQGLLKNRRATVGQIMAFAMTLAAMILASIVRTDLIDAWKKQLPTHAPNHFALNIFPEQMPTFARELKDRGIEGSRFYPIVRGRLIEINSKPVEQIVNKDSQGEEAIHRELSLTWTDELPEENKVTAGQWWNSSPPGLVSVEEKLAESLKIGLGDQLTFVVGGQRFMASVASIRALQWDTMKPNFYMIFSPGTLDPYPKTYLTSFYLPEAKKEVLNALVKQFPAMTVLEVDQILQQFKTILAQVSHAILYLSYFALTAAFTVLFSSVYSTLDDRIQEGALMRTLGAERRFLRRIQWLEFSLLGFISGILAVVIAEALIYALYHKVMHMEYRPHFYWWGLIPPAGALLVGAAGCWGVRSVVNKSPIRVLREL; this is encoded by the coding sequence ATGAGCCGTTTTTTGCTGGCATTCAAACTGCTGCGCCGGGACAGCCGTTCCGGCGAATTGACCTTATTGACGATCGCGCTGATCATTGCAGTCGCAGGCTCCACCACCGTCTCGCTCTTTGCCGACCGCCTGCACCGCACCATGACCCAGCAGTCCGCCGAATTTCTGGCTGCCGACCTGGTGGTCGGAAGTTCTTCCCCGCCGCCTGCCGAATGGTCCGCCAAAGCCCGGCAACTGGGCTTAAGCGAAGCCCGAACGACGGAATTTGCCAGCGTGCTCATGGAAAATAACGAACTGATGCTGGTCAGCGTCAAATCGGTCAGCGACCACTATCCGTTGCGGGGATTTTTAAAAATGACCGCCTCCGATTATGCAGCCGAAACCGTCGTTCATAAAGGCCCCGAAGCCGGCACGGCGTGGGTTGAAAAACGGATATTGTCCGCCCTGAAACTGAAACCCGGCGATTTCGTGACGGTAGGCGAGAAGCCGCTGACCGTTGCCGGCATTCTGACTTATGAAACCGACCAGCAGGGCAATTTATACAGCTTTTCCCCCCGAGTCATGATCAATGCCCGGGATTTGGCGGCAACCGGCGTGATCCAGCCCGGTAGCCATGTCCATTATTTTTTTCAGCTTAGCGGCGCCGACAAAGATTTAGCCGAATTCAAACGCTGGCTCAAACCGCAACTGGATCCGTCGCAGCGTCTTCTGGACATTCGTGAAGACCGGCCCGAACTGGGTTCGGCGCTGACCCGCGCGGAACGCTATCTTGGCTTATCCAGCATTATCGTCATCGTTATTTCGGGCATCGCCATCGCCATGGCTACTCGGCGTTACAGCGAACGGCATTTCGACAGCACGGCGCTGTTGCGCTGTCTGGGTTGCCGGCAGCGAGAAATACTCCGGCTTTATCTCTCCCAGTTCCTGGTCATAGGCCTGATCGCGAGCGCTACAGGCTGCCTGATCGGCTGGTTCGCCCAAAACGCCCTGTTCCGTTTGTTGCAAGCCTGGCTGCCCGAACAGCTTGCCGCCCCCGGTCTGCTGGCGGTCTTTTTCGGACTCGCCACCGGGCTGGCCGTTTTATTCGGTTTTGCGCTGCCGCCTTTGTTACGCCTGAAACGGGTCTCCGCCCTGAGAGTGCTGCGCCGCGACCTGGATCCTTTGCCCACCGGCGCCTGGCTGGTGATGGCCATGGCCCTCGGCCTGATCTGCATGCTGATCTGGCGTTATACCGACGACCTCCGGATGACTCTGACCATCGCCGGAACGGGAGTTTTGGTGGCGTTGGTGTTGGGCTTGCTGATTCAGGCTCTGCTGCTGTCCGGAGCGAGACTGTTGCCTCACCTGAATCTATTCTGGCGCTTCGGCCTGCAGGGCTTGTTGAAAAATCGCCGCGCTACGGTCGGTCAGATCATGGCTTTTGCCATGACTCTGGCCGCAATGATACTCGCGTCCATCGTGCGTACCGATTTGATCGACGCCTGGAAGAAACAATTGCCCACGCACGCCCCCAATCATTTTGCCCTCAACATTTTTCCGGAACAAATGCCGACGTTTGCCCGGGAATTAAAAGATCGGGGCATCGAAGGCAGCCGGTTTTATCCGATCGTCAGGGGGCGGCTCATCGAGATCAACTCGAAGCCGGTTGAACAAATCGTCAACAAGGATTCGCAAGGCGAAGAAGCCATCCACAGGGAATTGAGCCTGACCTGGACGGACGAGCTGCCGGAAGAAAATAAGGTCACCGCCGGCCAATGGTGGAACTCTTCGCCTCCGGGACTGGTCTCGGTTGAGGAAAAGCTGGCCGAAAGCTTGAAAATCGGCCTGGGCGATCAATTGACTTTTGTCGTGGGCGGCCAGCGGTTCATGGCCTCGGTAGCCAGCATTCGCGCCCTTCAATGGGATACGATGAAACCGAATTTTTATATGATTTTTTCACCGGGCACACTGGATCCCTACCCCAAAACGTATCTGACCAGTTTTTACCTACCCGAGGCGAAAAAAGAGGTACTGAATGCGTTGGTCAAACAATTTCCGGCCATGACCGTTCTGGAAGTAGACCAGATCCTGCAACAATTTAAAACCATTCTTGCCCAGGTCAGCCATGCCATTCTGTATCTTTCCTATTTTGCATTGACGGCGGCTTTTACGGTGCTTTTTTCTTCGGTTTACAGCACGCTTGACGACCGGATTCAGGAAGGCGCGCTGATGCGAACCCTTGGAGCCGAACGCCGTTTTTTAAGAAGAATCCAGTGGCTGGAGTTTTCCCTGTTGGGCTTCATTTCAGGCATTCTGGCCGTCGTGATCGCCGAGGCGCTGATTTATGCTTTGTATCATAAGGTCATGCACATGGAATACCGGCCTCATTTCTACTGGTGGGGACTGATTCCTCCGGCGGGCGCCTTGCTGGTGGGAGCCGCCGGATGCTGGGGAGTCCGCAGCGTCGTCAACAAGTCGCCGATACGCGTCTTAAGAGAGCTCTAA
- a CDS encoding glycine zipper family protein → MKKLALSIAVVGSALSAGCYSYGGWQPTVDPYNNPNAYRINQDIAECRQLASEASGGTAKETAIGAGVGGLIGAAGGAVVGAFTGNPGAGAAIGAAAGGFGGAAKQGFSAEDAYKRAYSNCMRNRGQKVVN, encoded by the coding sequence ATGAAAAAACTCGCATTAAGCATTGCTGTTGTCGGTAGCGCCTTGAGTGCCGGCTGTTACAGCTACGGCGGCTGGCAGCCGACGGTGGATCCTTACAACAATCCGAACGCTTACCGGATTAATCAAGATATAGCCGAATGCAGACAATTGGCCAGCGAGGCTTCCGGCGGCACGGCCAAAGAAACGGCCATCGGCGCCGGCGTCGGTGGTTTGATCGGCGCCGCAGGAGGAGCCGTGGTCGGGGCTTTTACCGGCAATCCGGGGGCGGGCGCCGCCATCGGCGCCGCGGCGGGCGGTTTCGGCGGCGCCGCCAAGCAAGGTTTCAGCGCGGAAGATGCTTACAAAAGAGCGTACTCCAATTGCATGAGAAACCGCGGACAAAAAGTCGTCAACTGA
- a CDS encoding methyltransferase, producing MRLTVPQGEFKLNRSPFGDPPNLQAWDAADEYLLDYLDSECRPSAGMSVLVLNDAFGALACALSSLRPDVVSDSYLSQQATRFNFARNDLPETAATLMNSLEPLVKRYDLVLIKVPKTLAFLEDQLIRLRPCLTASSRVILAGMVKNLPASVWALAERLLGPTATSPARKKARLIFVKPDLAKPAPPNPYPTGYTLENTRYWISNHANVFSREKLDIGTRLFLQQLPRSTEYRDIVDLGCGNGVVGLLAAERNPAATVHFVDESYMAVASARDNFSRAFGGQRVATFTVGDGLCDFQPESADLVLCNPPFHQQHAVSDRIACEMLKQSWKVLRNRGELWVIGNRHLHYYRHLDRLFGAHRIVASDPKFVVLKAKKEKRLKQTPLF from the coding sequence ATGAGACTGACCGTCCCGCAGGGGGAATTCAAACTGAACCGTTCGCCGTTCGGCGATCCGCCCAATTTACAGGCATGGGACGCGGCCGACGAATATCTGCTCGATTATCTCGACTCCGAATGCAGGCCTTCGGCCGGCATGAGCGTACTCGTCCTGAACGATGCCTTCGGCGCACTGGCTTGCGCCTTGAGTTCGCTGCGGCCTGACGTGGTCTCCGATTCCTATTTGTCCCAGCAGGCAACACGGTTCAATTTTGCCCGGAACGATTTGCCGGAAACCGCCGCCACACTGATGAACAGCCTGGAGCCGCTCGTGAAGCGGTACGATCTGGTGTTGATCAAAGTGCCGAAAACCCTGGCTTTTCTGGAAGATCAACTGATACGGCTGCGACCTTGCCTGACCGCCTCCTCCAGGGTGATTCTGGCCGGTATGGTCAAAAACCTGCCGGCTTCGGTCTGGGCTCTGGCAGAACGCCTGCTGGGGCCGACGGCGACCTCGCCGGCAAGAAAGAAAGCCCGCCTGATTTTCGTCAAACCCGACCTGGCCAAACCAGCTCCTCCGAATCCTTATCCGACCGGATACACGCTCGAAAACACCCGGTACTGGATCAGCAATCACGCCAACGTCTTTTCCCGGGAAAAACTGGATATAGGCACCCGTCTTTTTCTTCAGCAACTGCCACGCAGCACCGAATACCGCGACATCGTCGATCTCGGCTGCGGCAACGGCGTGGTCGGCCTGCTTGCCGCCGAGCGCAATCCGGCTGCGACCGTTCACTTCGTCGATGAATCTTATATGGCGGTTGCATCGGCTCGCGACAATTTTTCCCGCGCTTTCGGCGGACAGCGCGTCGCCACGTTCACTGTCGGGGACGGCCTCTGCGACTTTCAGCCTGAGTCGGCCGATCTTGTTTTATGCAATCCGCCGTTTCATCAGCAACATGCCGTAAGCGATCGCATCGCTTGCGAAATGCTCAAACAGTCGTGGAAAGTATTGCGCAACCGGGGCGAATTATGGGTAATAGGCAATCGCCATCTTCATTATTACCGTCATCTGGACCGGCTGTTCGGAGCGCATCGAATCGTCGCTTCCGATCCGAAATTTGTGGTGTTGAAGGCAAAAAAGGAAAAACGGCTAAAGCAGACGCCCCTTTTTTGA
- a CDS encoding ABC transporter ATP-binding protein, with product MTEKSEKYSNHIIVAESLGKEVTTSEGLLQILSGIDLIIQSGESIAVVGESGSGKSTLISLLAGLDTPTSGSITVNGRLLTAMDEDGRAALRSELIGFVFQSFQLLQGLTALENVMLPLELSGNRQAKPLAAALLKRVGLSHRLTHTPKQLSGGEQQRVALARAFVGKPAILFADEPTGNLDSKTGARIIDLLFELNHEHNTTLILVTHDQALASRCRRTIRLNSGTIA from the coding sequence ATGACTGAAAAATCTGAAAAGTACTCGAACCACATTATCGTAGCAGAAAGCTTGGGCAAAGAGGTTACGACTTCCGAAGGGCTTTTACAAATTTTGTCAGGAATCGATCTGATCATCCAATCCGGAGAAAGCATCGCCGTCGTCGGCGAATCCGGTTCCGGCAAATCGACTCTGATCAGCTTGCTGGCGGGCCTGGACACGCCTACCTCGGGTTCGATTACCGTAAACGGCCGGTTATTGACCGCAATGGATGAAGACGGCCGGGCCGCGCTTCGCAGCGAACTCATCGGATTCGTTTTTCAGTCTTTTCAATTATTGCAGGGATTGACCGCGCTGGAAAATGTCATGCTGCCTCTCGAACTCAGCGGAAACCGCCAGGCCAAGCCGCTGGCGGCGGCCTTGTTGAAACGGGTGGGACTGTCTCACCGTCTGACGCATACGCCGAAGCAGCTTTCCGGAGGCGAACAGCAGCGCGTCGCCCTGGCCCGTGCCTTTGTCGGCAAGCCCGCGATTCTTTTCGCCGACGAACCGACCGGCAACCTGGACAGCAAGACCGGCGCCCGGATCATCGATCTCTTGTTCGAACTGAATCATGAACACAACACGACGCTGATCCTGGTGACCCACGATCAGGCCTTGGCCAGTCGTTGCCGGCGCACCATCCGGTTAAACTCGGGGACCATTGCATGA
- the efpL gene encoding elongation factor P-like protein EfpL, producing the protein MAKASELKRGMIVEINGIPHVVKQIDVRSPSSRGASTLYKIRFNNMKTGQKLDETLKGDDFFKEADCVRAKVQFSYQDGDNYIFMNLDDYSQYSLSSEDLEGKIEYLTEGLEGIVALLIDDAILGIELPSSVVLPIVETAPAIKGATATGRTKTARLQTGLEVQVPEYLETGESVKINTETGKFMSRA; encoded by the coding sequence GTGGCTAAAGCCAGTGAATTAAAAAGAGGAATGATCGTGGAAATCAACGGCATTCCTCACGTCGTCAAACAGATCGACGTCAGAAGCCCATCTTCGCGCGGCGCATCGACCCTGTATAAAATCCGTTTCAATAACATGAAAACGGGTCAAAAACTGGATGAGACGTTGAAAGGCGACGATTTCTTCAAGGAGGCCGACTGCGTCCGGGCCAAAGTCCAGTTTTCCTACCAGGACGGAGACAATTACATCTTTATGAATCTGGACGATTACAGTCAGTACAGTTTGAGCAGCGAGGATCTGGAAGGCAAGATCGAATATCTCACCGAAGGCCTGGAAGGCATCGTGGCTTTATTGATCGACGACGCCATCCTGGGCATCGAACTGCCCAGTTCGGTAGTATTGCCGATTGTGGAAACGGCGCCCGCGATCAAAGGCGCAACGGCCACCGGCCGCACCAAAACGGCCCGCTTGCAGACCGGTTTGGAAGTTCAGGTTCCGGAATACCTCGAAACCGGCGAGTCGGTCAAGATCAATACCGAAACCGGAAAATTCATGTCCCGCGCCTGA
- a CDS encoding DUF1631 family protein — protein sequence MSSYFIDTERRRSKRHGIKLDAILAFEEPISFAMEEPLSLQCHVLDFSAHGLFLECKKSFVDLSLLLHKKVKILVSRAREKEEEAVAIEAEVIRLGAGGLGVAFAKMPEAVFNGWLKAAGTHGEADIFSEQASALPSASLEQFKNSLESVLEIRLPLLMDVFFNRVRNDLEQAAANAVHFSEEAAFLDAIRELRFCQTAILGKFTESVLNETDLLGKADFVLQARDAEEKTAFTDRNDFEEWLSWSASIKRVTAHFSDSLCRFEMKLSAASGVARNDVNNPLDPAHLFRSFNKSIEKIGEIGTIKPTLYRSFEKALNDVLPELYQAAEALLKEAGEPLRSSDEPQELSSSKGPAGRKLPDSRQ from the coding sequence ATGTCAAGTTATTTCATCGATACAGAACGTCGCCGATCCAAACGGCATGGAATAAAACTCGACGCGATTCTCGCTTTCGAGGAACCGATTTCTTTTGCAATGGAAGAACCGCTCTCCCTGCAATGCCATGTCCTTGATTTCAGCGCGCATGGATTGTTCCTGGAATGCAAAAAATCCTTTGTGGATTTGTCTCTGCTGCTGCATAAAAAAGTAAAAATTCTGGTGTCTCGAGCCAGAGAGAAAGAAGAGGAAGCGGTAGCCATTGAAGCTGAAGTCATAAGACTCGGTGCCGGCGGCCTTGGCGTGGCTTTCGCCAAAATGCCGGAAGCCGTTTTCAACGGTTGGCTTAAAGCAGCGGGGACACACGGCGAAGCTGACATCTTCAGCGAGCAGGCCTCAGCGCTCCCGTCGGCAAGCCTGGAACAGTTTAAAAACTCGCTTGAATCGGTGCTCGAGATTCGGTTACCCCTGCTGATGGACGTGTTTTTCAATCGAGTGCGAAACGATCTGGAACAAGCTGCGGCGAATGCCGTTCATTTTAGCGAGGAAGCGGCCTTTCTCGATGCCATTAGAGAATTAAGATTTTGCCAGACTGCCATTCTTGGGAAATTCACCGAATCCGTTTTAAATGAAACGGACTTGCTGGGAAAGGCGGATTTTGTTCTTCAAGCCCGGGATGCCGAAGAAAAGACGGCTTTTACCGACAGGAATGATTTTGAAGAATGGCTGAGCTGGTCGGCCAGTATTAAGAGAGTCACGGCTCATTTCAGCGATTCCCTCTGCCGGTTCGAGATGAAATTAAGCGCCGCCTCCGGCGTTGCCCGAAATGATGTGAACAACCCGCTGGATCCTGCCCATCTTTTCCGGAGCTTTAATAAAAGCATCGAAAAAATTGGAGAAATCGGCACGATCAAACCGACGCTTTACCGCTCTTTCGAAAAAGCTCTGAACGATGTTTTACCCGAGTTGTATCAAGCGGCGGAAGCTCTTCTGAAAGAGGCCGGAGAACCGCTTCGGTCTTCGGATGAGCCGCAGGAACTGTCATCTTCAAAAGGCCCGGCCGGCAGGAAATTGCCGGACAGCCGCCAGTAA
- a CDS encoding tRNA1(Val) (adenine(37)-N6)-methyltransferase → MSIFRFQQFSVVQEQSAMKICTDTLLFGAMMPPVEGRAVLDVGTGSGVLALMAAQLGGKWITGVELTEEAYREAELNFALSPWADRLQAVHRSIQDFAETAALQYDLIVCNPPFFERHYLSQSRLRRTARHAEHLAYCELIGIVNHLLAPEGSCYLLLPVHAVGKLTELALEAGLYPVGETLIQGFAHSEARVAALTFGRSRLTCLKERMTVYESAGIYTQESEQYLSPFLLRFSESGRRLTRGTAGDGEAERRSRPPGE, encoded by the coding sequence ATGTCGATTTTCCGCTTTCAGCAGTTTTCGGTGGTTCAGGAACAGTCGGCGATGAAGATCTGCACCGATACGCTGTTGTTCGGCGCGATGATGCCGCCGGTGGAAGGCCGAGCGGTGCTGGATGTCGGCACCGGCAGCGGCGTGCTGGCATTGATGGCGGCCCAATTGGGAGGGAAATGGATTACTGGCGTGGAACTCACGGAAGAGGCTTACCGGGAAGCGGAACTGAATTTTGCGCTGAGCCCCTGGGCCGACCGGCTTCAGGCCGTTCACCGAAGCATTCAGGATTTTGCCGAAACCGCTGCCTTGCAATACGATCTGATCGTATGCAATCCGCCGTTTTTCGAACGCCATTACCTTTCGCAGAGCAGGCTTAGACGAACCGCCCGTCATGCCGAACATCTGGCTTACTGCGAACTGATCGGCATCGTCAACCATTTACTCGCGCCTGAAGGCTCTTGTTATCTGTTGCTGCCCGTTCATGCCGTCGGCAAGTTGACGGAACTGGCGCTGGAGGCCGGCCTGTACCCGGTTGGAGAGACTCTGATTCAGGGGTTTGCCCACAGCGAAGCCAGGGTGGCGGCGCTGACGTTCGGCCGAAGCCGGCTCACATGCCTAAAGGAAAGGATGACGGTCTATGAGTCGGCCGGGATTTATACCCAGGAAAGCGAGCAGTATTTGTCGCCGTTCTTGTTGCGCTTTTCCGAAAGCGGCCGTCGGTTGACTCGGGGAACCGCAGGAGACGGAGAAGCCGAAAGGCGATCACGTCCTCCCGGCGAGTAG
- a CDS encoding universal stress protein, which yields MKNYQHVLLTADFSEEGDLVAHRARQIANLYRAKLSIIHVLDNIPMPDTGYGTLIPLDQTTDYELLEAEKLKLIRLAERLHVEPGDRWLIWGVPREEIVRLAERQAVDLIVIGSHGRHGLAMLLGSTANGVLHDTRADVLAVRLS from the coding sequence ATGAAGAATTACCAGCATGTTTTACTGACGGCGGATTTCTCCGAAGAAGGAGATCTTGTTGCTCATAGAGCGAGGCAAATAGCCAATCTCTATCGGGCAAAATTGAGCATCATCCACGTTCTGGACAATATCCCGATGCCGGATACGGGCTATGGCACCTTGATACCGCTTGATCAAACGACGGATTACGAACTGCTTGAAGCCGAGAAACTTAAATTAATCCGGCTGGCGGAACGTCTGCATGTCGAACCCGGCGACCGCTGGCTGATCTGGGGCGTTCCCAGGGAAGAAATTGTCCGGCTGGCCGAGCGGCAAGCCGTCGATTTGATCGTCATCGGTTCGCACGGACGGCATGGTCTGGCGATGCTGCTGGGATCGACCGCAAACGGCGTGTTGCACGACACTCGCGCCGACGTTCTGGCGGTCCGGCTGTCCTAG
- a CDS encoding arylesterase — MLLRVLFILIVSFIPQAVTAGTIVVLGDSISAGYGIEVSQGWVSLLQNKLNASNGSDRVINESISGDTTAGGLARIDRILSEHKPVILVIELGANDGLRGLPVNIMKNNLAEIIRRGQKAGARVLLLGMRIPPNYGKRYTNMFYNAYLQLSSELKIPYVPFILEDVALIKELMQPDGLHPNAKAQSIIAERVWTPLQSLLK; from the coding sequence ATGTTGCTTAGAGTCTTGTTTATCCTTATTGTTTCATTCATACCGCAGGCCGTGACGGCCGGTACCATTGTCGTCCTGGGCGACAGTATCAGCGCCGGATACGGCATCGAAGTCTCGCAGGGATGGGTATCATTGTTGCAGAATAAGCTGAATGCCTCAAACGGTAGCGATCGAGTCATCAACGAAAGCATCAGCGGGGATACCACGGCCGGCGGGCTCGCGCGCATCGACCGGATCCTGTCGGAGCATAAGCCTGTGATCCTTGTGATAGAACTGGGCGCCAACGACGGTCTCAGGGGGCTGCCGGTGAACATCATGAAAAACAATCTTGCCGAGATCATCCGGCGCGGACAGAAAGCGGGCGCCAGGGTGCTGCTGCTGGGCATGCGCATTCCGCCCAATTATGGCAAACGTTACACTAATATGTTTTATAATGCTTATCTCCAGTTATCTTCGGAACTGAAAATTCCTTATGTCCCTTTCATTCTGGAAGACGTTGCCCTCATTAAGGAACTGATGCAGCCGGACGGACTGCATCCCAATGCGAAAGCGCAATCGATTATCGCTGAACG